The following are encoded together in the Leucoraja erinacea ecotype New England chromosome 13, Leri_hhj_1, whole genome shotgun sequence genome:
- the LOC129702590 gene encoding uncharacterized protein LOC129702590 yields the protein MMETRQSPTSSHASPARALDAVAVKLPNFWTTRPLIWFQQAEAQFNLRGITAYHPQANGLVERFYRQLKAALMARLTGPDWMDELPWVMLGIRTAPKEDLASSSAELVYGSPLTVPGEFVPSAPEQQGTPSSTLQRLRERVGRLAPVLTSRHGTFRPHVPLALTDCPYVFLRRDAHRTPLQRPYEGPFRMLEHGQSTFVLDMGGRPEAVSIDRLKPAHLDIDQPVLVAQPRPRGRPPSRLPPPVTPPVLPPVPRPVPPPTPPQAPGSADFRTRAGRVVRRPVRFVPLVLGGGPVAAPKGRAIILPNPSAQEWCSPEVALSRRV from the exons atgatggagacacgacaaagccctacctcctcacacgccagcccggccCGGGCTCTAGACGCAGTCGCCGTTAagctgcccaacttctggaccacccggccgctcatctggttccagcaggcggaggcccagttcaacctgcggggcatcacg gcttaccacccgcaagctaacggtctggtggagaggttctaccggcagctgaaggcggcattgatggcacgactcaccggcccggactggatggacgagttgccatgggtcatgctgggcatccggaccgctcccaaagaggacttggcctcatcatcggcggagcttgtatacgggtcgccactcacagtgcccggggagttcgtgccgtcggcgccggagcagcagggaacgccctcctccacccttcaacgccttcgcgagcgagttggcaggctcgcacccgtcctgacgtcccgccatgggacatttcgcccacacgtgccattggccctcacggactgcccatacgttttcctgcgccgtgatgcccaccggacgccactccagaggccgtacgagggcccgttccggatgctggaacacgggcagtcgacttttgtcctggacatggggggccggccggaggccgtgtcgattgaccgtttaaagccggcgcacctggacattgaccagccggtgctggttgcccaacctcggccccgagggcgccccccctcacgactccctccacctgtcactccacctgtcctcccgccggtccctcgacctgtccctccacctacgcccccgcaagccccgggatctgctgacttccgcacgcgggccggccgggtcgtgcgccggccggtgcgttttgtgcctctggttctgggggggggccCTGTGgcagctcctaagggtcgtgccattatactgccgaacccctcggcacaggagtggtgcagtccggaggtggccctcagccggagggtttaa